In a single window of the Necator americanus strain Aroian chromosome X, whole genome shotgun sequence genome:
- a CDS encoding hypothetical protein (NECATOR_CHRX.G22895.T1), which produces MPVVDPHHQRSQVASLPIPNSPYHDVRIADLDSTIYGDGEAYLHGRKLLRGLPGVCHSEDLYAEIDVVYRWMTREKKSTSYTAIESGYSKSSSLFWSYTDETSRSLCSVISVEFSGSGWKRPPGRKRKSWAEVVKEDVTTLGVDRQFSRGIRFHMTWNSDEWIDSVQALAED; this is translated from the coding sequence atgcctgtggtcgacccccatcaccaacgaagtcaagttgcgagtctacctatccccAATTCGCcttatcatgatgtacggatcgcaGACCTGGacagcaccatctacggtgatggagaggcttatTTGCACGgaaggaagctgcttagagGGCTGCCTGGGGTATGTCAcagtgaagatctttacgcggaaatcgatgtggtgtaccggtggatgacacgtgaaaaaaaatcaacatcttataccgccatcgaaagtggctacagcaaatcgtcttcgcttttttggtcatataCTGATGAAACCAGTAGATCGCTTTGTTCAGTCATTTCTGTGGAGTTTTCGGGTTCAGGCTGGAAGAGGCCACccggccgaaaacggaagtccTGGGcagaggtggtgaaagaggacgtgacgacactcggcgtggataggcagttcagccGAGGCATAAGGTTTCACATgacatggaatagcgacgaatggattgattctgtgcaagctctcgcagaagattgA
- a CDS encoding hypothetical protein (NECATOR_CHRX.G22890.T1), protein MFKRNYRRHQLTPQGSTLLPSEEQRKRKMRTLKLQLDYLLARNIPQPIIRKSRAVWDVAFDSDHRPVLLTFKIRFHKRNREVPLQPKIDMAGLKDDECRTKFRQRVSIHVGVRTRRKAFRCGFLHKVHPGCYKGNTSGLCAVEEVCLCIW, encoded by the coding sequence ATGTTTAAGAGGAAttatcgacgccatcagctcacgccgcaggggtcaacccttttaccgtctgaagagcagcgcaagcggaagatgaggactcttaaacttcagcttgACTAccttctggcgaggaacattcctcagccgattatccgaaaatctagagctgtttgggacgtcgcgttcgactctgaccaccgtccagttcttctcaccttcaagatacggttccacaagagaaaccgagaagttcctcttcaaccgaaaatcgacatggcaggtctgaaagacgatgaatgcagaacaaaattccgccaacgtgtgtctattcatgttggggTACGGACCAGAAGAAAAGCTTtccgatgcggattccttcacaaggtGCATCCAGGGTGCTACAAGGGAAACACTTCTGGTTTATGTGCcgtggaagaagtttgcctttgcatctggtGA
- a CDS encoding hypothetical protein (NECATOR_CHRX.G22894.T2), whose protein sequence is MSDGTLVIRGVKVPSRNVGGVGFVVHPSVVHPVDSHEILSPRLAILRHRPLRQKPISIINCYSPTSAADESGLGAFYEELHEVIRNENGNSLFVKKDHRRWTWESHNGATRAEIDHILTNRRWCLLDVSVVPTFCSGSDHRLLRAKIRVSHTMEKNICYRQRRKKEVVYEDCVLEHSLSQGAWHIKEDPNADYEMLLRGLQTCAERASKPRTTNLDRISKTTKELLERSRTLDPYSSHTERQKKILEAAQRRASLNKCRRDLREYNISLEALLSEDGTRTSSRREMEIITKRFYSNLFRSSAPVSIAIVPTGEAAQRILASELHGPHPYRVEGHRGLWEYRLPLALTFVEYEKAFDSVETNAVLSARVYQGVDASYVRTIANCYDRYSTKIQLFHRPLTKPIGKRVRQGDTISLKLFTAALQWIMKSLSWKERGIRVDGRFLSNLRFADDIALFSSSTNETKTMLNELNEAGKRIGLQINRKKAQLIKNAYCEDGGVQLEGSQIVETSRIGPTEGPRSSCPSVRLDSSSSALLRSGDVDRHRYHV, encoded by the exons ATGagtgacggtacactcgtcattcgtggagttaaggttccgtcgcgaaatgtaggcggtgttggttttgttgtgcacccatccgTCGTCCATCCTGTCGATTCTCatgagatcctgtcacctcgtctggccattcttcgccaccgccctctgcgccaaaaacctatcagtatcatcaactgctactcaccaacatcagcagctgatgaatccggaTTGggcgcgttttacgaggagctgcaTGAAGTGATTCGCAACGAgaatgggaactctcttttcgtgaaaaaagatcatcgtcggtggacatgggaatcgcacaatggcgcgactcgtgcggagatcgaccacatactcaccaaccggaggtggtgtctacttgacgtctcagtagtaccaaccttttgtagtggttctgatcaccgtctccttcgtgcgaaaatacgagttagccacacgatggaaaagaacatctgctatcggcaacgaaggaaaaaagaggtcGTCTACGaggattgcgtactcgagcactccttgtcccaaggtgccTGGCATATcaaggaggacccaaacgcggactacgagatgctgctgaGAGGATTACAaacctgtgctgagcgtgcctcgaagccgcgcacgacaaacttggatcggatttcgaagaccaccaaggaattgttggaaagaagcaGGACTCTTGATCCGTATTCATCGCACactgagcg gcaaaagaagattctggaagcagcacaaagaagagcGAGTCTAAacaagtgccgcagggatctccgcgaatataatatttcgCTAGAAGCTTTGCTgagcgaagatgggactcgcacgtcttctcgccgtgagatggaaatcattacgaagaggttctactcgaacctgtTCCGCTCATCAGCTCCTGTATCAATCGCGATcgtccccactggtgaagctgcACAACGGATTCTCGCTTcagaa CTGCATGGACCACATCCataccgtgtcgagggtcatagaggtttgtgggaataccgcctgcccttagctctaaccttcgtcgaatatgagaaagccttcgacagcgtagaaacgaatgcagtaCTGTCAGCGCGGGTctatcaaggtgtggacgcgtcgtatgtgaggacaatagcaaattgctacgatcgatactccactaagatacagcttttccaccgccccctCACCAAACCCATTGGAAAaagggtacgacaaggcgatactatatcgctgaagctgttcacggctgcattgcaatggataatgaaatcactttcctggaaagaaagaggcatacgtgttgatggaagatttctctcgaaccttcgatttgcggacgacatcgctctcttttcgagcagtaccaatgaaacaaaaacgatgctcaacgaattgaacgaagcagggaagagaataggactgcaaATAAACAGGAAGAAAGCACAGCTCATAAAGAACGCCTattgcgaggacggaggagtacaacttgaaggctcccaaatcgtggaaacttcacGGATCGGACCAACTGaaggaccaagatcttcgtgcccatctgttcgactcgatagttcttccagcgctctgttacgcagcggagacgtggacaGACACCGCtaccacgtctag
- a CDS encoding hypothetical protein (NECATOR_CHRX.G22893.T1): MSECCVEFSLGDSAGGRPPLCVAVRRPESPPSHYEAVNRCGGALYYVPDLSIDSNYLSTTSGMQISVVQPHHAGEYYCVVRNEYTKQTRRSPRYVKLRAPKKATVVSVEEKKWSWFVGPRNCKTKQKWNKSLM; the protein is encoded by the exons atgtcggaatGTTGTGTTGAATTCAGCTTGGGAGACTCTGCCGGAGGACGCCCTCCACTGTGcgtcgcagttcgacgcccagagtcacctccaagccactatgaggcggtaaaccgttgtggaggcgCTCTCTACTATGTGCCTGATTTAAGCA TCGATTCGAACTATCTTTCGACAACAAGTGGAATGCAGATCTCGGTGGTACAGCCTCATCACGCTGGAGAGTACTACTGTGTTGTCCGGAACGAATACACGAAGCAAACACGAAGAAGTCCACGATATGTAAAATTAAGG gctcccAAGAAAGCAACTGTTGTGTCCGTAGAGGAAAAGAAGTGGAGTTGGTTTGTTGGACCGCGAAACTgtaaaactaaacaaaaatggaacaaGTCACTAATGTAA
- a CDS encoding hypothetical protein (NECATOR_CHRX.G22884.T2), which yields MQLAFLDFEAAFDSPPSSKVATENSLRFFGDMLRRQADHFVQRVWRSLSCSSWSGHLTENESSGLSVDRQFARDVRFRSLGRAMFKDRTPRLRYRKLRQVVDDISPPGKSGEEKRRSLELAVGRPEQAYCRVVVITKPRTSITTPLRLSAMVDQNNNGTLFGHPDPPQLVFPSKENRPDSPIVVDVVVGQDIILECVFVRAKIVWTKVGKLSSRISLTDDEARLRQIWGNLRIRQVSQGRVFKRIFSLSLSLCAGKKERNISY from the exons atgcaactagcgtttctggactttgaagccgcgttcgactctcctccaTCATCGAaggtggctacagaaaatagtcttcgcttctttggtgaTATGTTAAGGCGACAAGCAGATCATTTTGTTCAGCGAGTTTGGAGGAGTTTGTCGTGTTCAAGCTGGAGTGGTCACCTGACCGAAAacgaaagttctggactgagtgTGGATAGACAGTTCgcgcgagacgtaaggtttcgcagtttgggcagagctatgtttaAGGACCGCACACCTCGGCTAAGATACAGGAAATTGCGTCAAGTTgtcgatgacatcagcccccCTGGAAAGTCGGGAGAGGAGAAGaggcggtcgttag AACTGGCTGTCGGTAGACCAGAGCAAGCATATTGTAGGGTAgttgtgatcactaagccacgcaCATCCATCACCACACCACTGAGGTTAAGTGCCATG GTTGATCAAAATAATAACGGCACACTTTTTGGACATCCCGATCCGCCGCAGTTAGTTTTTCCAAGCAAAGAGAATCGCCCGGATAGTCCTATTGTTGTGGATGTTGTGGTTGGTCAAGATATCATCCTGGAATGCGTATTTGTTCGAGCGAAAATCGTTTGGACGAAG GTCGGAAAATTGTCTTCTCGAATATCTCTAACTGACGACGAGGCTCGACTAAGACAAATTTGGGGAAATCTCAGAATACGTCAGGTTTCTCAGGGTCGCGTTTTCAAACGaatcttttctctctctctctctctctgcgcaggcaaaaaagaaag AAACATTTCCTATTAA
- a CDS encoding hypothetical protein (NECATOR_CHRX.G22899.T1) yields MEVPNSQNVLGEKAMPHKSVQNWPKRFKDGKFHLNGINRTERSSAFHGKRLNQPVHKDPRQLASELARHNWRE; encoded by the coding sequence ATGGAAGTGCCAAATTCACAGAATGTGCTTGGCGAAAAAGCGATGCCTCATAAGTCGGTTCAAAATTGGCCCAAGCGATTCAAAGACGGCAAATTCCACCTCAACGGCATCAACCGCACCGAACGCTCCTCTGCATTCCATGGAAAGCGTCTGAATCAGCCAGTTCACAAAGATCCACGCCAATTGGCGAGCGAATTGGCAAGGCATAATTGGCGAGAATAG
- a CDS encoding hypothetical protein (NECATOR_CHRX.G22892.T1): MDEDARLKELDYIALKTLQFVTGLQDPSLREVRLRMLSRLVRDYRPGHERWIPARVKNRQRRAMYDVLTEKDDLWRRQANQMRGERQRRVSYEKTKASNVPFNQEDQRYHYIAKTIADAKDNVEDQAPTIVSPTTT; this comes from the exons ATGGACGAAGACGCTCGACTGAAAGAGCTGGACTACATAGCACTGAAGACGCTACAGTTCGTAACAGGACTTCAAGATCCATCACTCCGTGAAGTTCGTCTCAGAATGCTCAGTCGACTA GTGCGTGACTACCGCCCGGGACATGAGAGATGGATTCCTGCTCGTGTAAAGAATCGCCAGAGACGAGCCATGTACGACGTGCTAACGGAAAAGGACGATTTATGGAGAAGACAAGCGAACCAGATGCGTGGAGAAAGGCAGCGAAGAGTTAGCTACGAGAAGACTAAAGCTTCAAACGTGCCGTTCAACCAAGAAGACCAACGGTACCATTATATTGCAAAGACGATCGCTGACGCCAAGGACAATGTCGAGGATCAAGCACCAACCATCGTGTCGCCAACAACGACTTGA
- a CDS encoding hypothetical protein (NECATOR_CHRX.G22894.T1), protein MSDGTLVIRGVKVPSRNVGGVGFVVHPSVVHPVDSHEILSPRLAILRHRPLRQKPISIINCYSPTSAADESGLGAFYEELHEVIRNENGNSLFVKKDHRRWTWESHNGATRAEIDHILTNRRWCLLDVSVVPTFCSGSDHRLLRAKIRVSHTMEKNICYRQRRKKEVVYEDCVLEHSLSQGAWHIKEDPNADYEMLLRGLQTCAERASKPRTTNLDRISKTTKELLERSRTLDPYSSHTERQKKILEAAQRRASLNKCRRDLREYNISLEALLSEDGTRTSSRREMEIITKRFYSNLFRSSAPVSIAIVPTGEAAQRILASEVRVAIKRLSSNWWSSTSCNLSSAHDILPSERKDPKPVGDLVNRFYP, encoded by the exons ATGagtgacggtacactcgtcattcgtggagttaaggttccgtcgcgaaatgtaggcggtgttggttttgttgtgcacccatccgTCGTCCATCCTGTCGATTCTCatgagatcctgtcacctcgtctggccattcttcgccaccgccctctgcgccaaaaacctatcagtatcatcaactgctactcaccaacatcagcagctgatgaatccggaTTGggcgcgttttacgaggagctgcaTGAAGTGATTCGCAACGAgaatgggaactctcttttcgtgaaaaaagatcatcgtcggtggacatgggaatcgcacaatggcgcgactcgtgcggagatcgaccacatactcaccaaccggaggtggtgtctacttgacgtctcagtagtaccaaccttttgtagtggttctgatcaccgtctccttcgtgcgaaaatacgagttagccacacgatggaaaagaacatctgctatcggcaacgaaggaaaaaagaggtcGTCTACGaggattgcgtactcgagcactccttgtcccaaggtgccTGGCATATcaaggaggacccaaacgcggactacgagatgctgctgaGAGGATTACAaacctgtgctgagcgtgcctcgaagccgcgcacgacaaacttggatcggatttcgaagaccaccaaggaattgttggaaagaagcaGGACTCTTGATCCGTATTCATCGCACactgagcg gcaaaagaagattctggaagcagcacaaagaagagcGAGTCTAAacaagtgccgcagggatctccgcgaatataatatttcgCTAGAAGCTTTGCTgagcgaagatgggactcgcacgtcttctcgccgtgagatggaaatcattacgaagaggttctactcgaacctgtTCCGCTCATCAGCTCCTGTATCAATCGCGATcgtccccactggtgaagctgcACAACGGATTCTCGCTTcagaagtacgagtcgctatcaaaagactttcttcgaactggtggtcatccacttcatgtaatcttagcagcgcacatgacatcctaccttcagaaagaaaggaccCAAAACCAGTGGGAGACCTTGTGAACCGCTTTTATCCATAA
- a CDS encoding hypothetical protein (NECATOR_CHRX.G22896.T1) yields MIEIWQGYSKPMHLAFLDFEATFEYPYRRLLLSELRADGVPEKFVHLIDGTNQRATAAVRTSQIYKTIRGGNWSKTKGSIRTLPVQFRYPRHPAKNSRSVSCRHRLSIIKGTP; encoded by the coding sequence ATGATTGAAATCTGGCAagggtattcgaagccaatgcatttagcttttctggactttgaagccacTTTCGAATATCCTTATCGGCGCCTTCTTCTCAGCgagctccgcgccgatggagtccCAGAAAAGTTCGTTCACTTGATTGATGGCACGAATCAGCGagcaactgctgcagttcgaactaGCCAGATATACAAAACCATtcgaggtggtaactggagtaagacaaaggGTAGTATCAgaacccttcctgttcaatttcgctaTCCACGACATcctgcgaagaacagtcgatcagtgtcTTGTCGACATCGTCTTAGCATCATCAAGGGTaccccttga
- a CDS encoding hypothetical protein (NECATOR_CHRX.G22897.T1), translating into MRRWDLDNNPPRELIDAISSRRRLQPFLTPGKQRKRKMRTRKLQLDYILTRNTPQSTISRAVRDVAFNSDHRPVLLSLKTRFYKRNGGVPPQPKIDMTGLKDEESRTNFCQRVYSCWSTDQEELSDVFSFTKCIQDAAKETLPVEMPRKKFVFVSAETKFTYNSVFVACSTGDFNQEKRPKRKLRHQLQQNRDNKWTSRAKELEKGQEPAESLCFIKAV; encoded by the coding sequence atgcgaagatgggacttggACAACAATCCGCCTCGTGAGCtgatcgacgccatcagctcacgtcgCAGGCTTCAACCCTTTTTAACGCCTGGaaagcagcgcaagcggaagatgaggactcgtAAACTTCAGCTTGACTACATTCTGACGAGAAACACGCCTCAGTCGACTATATCCAGAGCTGTTCGGGACGTTGCTTTcaactctgaccaccgtccagttcttctcagccttAAGACACGGTTCTACAAGAGGAACGGAGGAGTACctcctcaaccgaaaatcgacatgacaggtctgaaagacgaagaatccAGAACGAATTTCTGCCAACGTGtgtattcatgttggagtacggaccaggaagaactTTCCGATGTGTTTTCCTTTACAAAGTGcattcaggacgctgcaaaggaaaccCTCCCGGTTGaaatgccgcggaagaagtttgtctttgtatctgcggaaacaaaattcacgtacaattctgtatttgTTGCCTGCAGCACTGGTgatttcaaccaggaaaagcgtcctAAAAGGAAGTTGCGTCATCAGCTGCAACAAAACCGCGATAACAAGTGGACTtcgagagcgaaggagttAGAAAAGGGACAAGAACCTGCGGAAAGTCTATGCTTTATTAAAGCAGTATAG
- a CDS encoding hypothetical protein (NECATOR_CHRX.G22898.T1), which produces MTKTKRFLLAGFPALFFSVVCEFRSQTFDLPSLLIHTDHIYLLRKLPTNLLCQLSPGWSEARFDSIRWLKDGEDLSELVHKAENKDVAINGSSLVIFGGKQLMEGEYQCVADVSEVRLSNRQVIKTTLVSDPIKLRRARITKFDQTTNHYVHVEQGQVARLPCAGLPDVIPGPAEICFIKSNSDFEGCLSDKGNMYRMAARVAASSQEKTWSINLAHKVAICNGYPTRDGAARQARHPSRRSYVVDGPEKIPRVCVV; this is translated from the exons ATGACGAAGACGAAGCGTTTCTTGTTGGCTGGTTTTCCTGCGCTTTTCTTCTCAGTGGTTTGTGAATTCCGATCAC AGACGTTCGACTTGCCTTCTTTGCTTATTCATACCGACCACATTTATTTGTTGCGCAAGCTCCCGACAAATTTGTTATGTCAGCTCAGCCCAGGATGGAGTGAG GCCAGATTCGACAGTATTCGTTGGTTAAAAGATGGTGAAGATCTTAGCGAGCTAGTTCATAAGGCCGAGAACAAAGATGTTGCAATCAATGGATCATC GCTCGTAATTTTCGGTGGCAAGCAACTAATGGAAGGAGAGTATCAGTGTGTTGCAGATGTATCTGAGGTTCGACTTTCCAACCGACAAGTAATAAAGACAACCCTGGTTTCTGATCCTATAAAACTTCGAAGAGCGCGGATCACAAAGTTCGATCAGACTACTAACCAT tacGTGCACGTTGAGCAGGGTCAAGTAGCTCGCTTGCCTTGTGCCGGTCTACCAGATGTTATTCCGGGACCTGCTGAAATCTGTTTCATTAAAAGCAATTCGGACTTCGAAGGATGTTTGAGTGATAAAG gtaacatgtacaggaTGGCGGCAAGAGTGGCAGCGAGTAGCCAGGAGAAGACATGGTCTATAAATCTGGCCCATAAAGTGGCTATATGTAATGGGTACCCAACTAGAGATGGTGCTGCTCGACAAGCGCgacatccctctcgaagatccTACGTAGTGGACggcccagaaaagatcccgcgtgtgtgtgtggtgtag
- a CDS encoding hypothetical protein (NECATOR_CHRX.G22891.T1) — translation MELDLDLLRRQVEADPYQTTRELTVTLRVSQTSVARGLKSIDKVRKLGRWVPHALTQYDIDCRADTALSLLTLKRAHTWLEHLVTGDEKWISYSNIQRRAQWVDKGTDAEDVPEPNVHAKKVMLCIWWSMHGVKYWELLDEGCTVTTDVYVEQVRNLKSNLETARPQQREVYFHHDNARPHIAKTTKAELTKFGWNILPHPPYSPDLAPSDYHLFSCLQRHLDGQDFQTRDNIKKASRAVLQGAVPSALEQRHLRSA, via the coding sequence ATGGAGTTGGATTTGGACTTGCTGCGGAGACAGGTGGAAGCGGATCCGTATCAAACCACTCGCGAACTGACAGTCACTCTTAGGGTGAGTCAAACCTCAGTTGCTCGCGGATTGAAGTCAATCGACAAGGTGCGAAAACTAGGTCGATGGGTACCACATGCTCTGACGCAGTATGACATAGACTGCCGCGCTGATACGGCACTTTCTCTCCTCACGCTCAAGCGCGCCCACACTTGGCTTGAGCACCTAGTCACCGGGGATGAGAAGTGGATTTCCTATTCTAACATTCAGCGGCGTGCCCAATGGGTTGACAAAGGTACGGATGCAGAAGACGTCCCTGAACCCAACGTACATGCCAAAAAGGTTATGCTCTGCATCTGGTGGAGCATGCACGGCGTCAAATACTGGGAGCTACTCGATGAGGGATGTACAGTGACCACAGACGTCTACGTTGAGCAAGTGAGGAATTTGAAGTCAAATCTCGAAACTGCACGCCCGCAACAGCGCGAAGTCTACTTCCACCACGACAACGCTCGGCCGCACATTGCAAAAACGACCAAGGCGGAACTGACGAAATTCGGTTGGAACATTTTACCACACCCACCGTATTCCCCAGATCTAGCTCCTTCGGACTACCACCTTTTTTCCTGTCTTCAACGTCATCTGGATGGTCAAGACTTCCAAACCCGCGACAACATCAAAAAGGCCTctcgagcagttcttcaagGAGCAGTCCCCAGCGCTCTGGAGCAAAGGCATCTACGATCTGCCtaa